The Arachis hypogaea cultivar Tifrunner chromosome 19, arahy.Tifrunner.gnm2.J5K5, whole genome shotgun sequence genome has a window encoding:
- the LOC140182297 gene encoding uncharacterized protein, with amino-acid sequence MRLNPFKCAFAMEAGKFLGFMITQRGVEANPEKCRAVLQMKSPGCIKDVQRLAGRLTALSRFLGASAARALPFFNLMKKGMTFEWTPACEEAFSHFKQILAAPPVLGKPKAGEPLYLYLSVTEEALATVLVREEGKTQQPVYFVSRVLQGPELKYSKLEKLALALLVSSRRLRQYFQSHRIVVRTDQAIRQVLQKPDLAGRMMTWAIELSQYDLRLSGRGDGGPPEETGTRWRLHVDEASNQMSGGAGVILESPAGVIYEQSTKFKFPVSNNQAEYEALLGGLTLAREVGATKVEVCSDSQVVTSQVNGSYQARDSLLQKYLEKVKEITSQFQEVIVQHVPRERNTRADLLSKLACTKPGSGNRSLIQGMVKEPTVALHLTKSRPSWLDPITNFLELGKLPEDEKVEAANKVVLLGLKKHLDNKKGTWADELASVLWSYRTTEQSATGKTPFRLTYGVEAVIPVEIGEPSPRLLLAGMSEAVEKDLVEETREMAHLSKTVLKQRIALRYNAKVLKRDFEERDLILRRNDIGVPTPGEGKLAVNWEGPYRVREVLGKGAYKLERLDGKEIPRTWNTGSLRRFYS; translated from the exons ATGAGGCTTAATCCGTTCAAGTGCGCGTTTGCcatggaggccggaaagttcctgggattcatgatTACTCAAAGAGGAGTGGAAGCCAACCCCGAGAAGTGTCGAGCGGTtctccagatgaagagcccgggttgtATCAAAGACGTCCAACGACTTGCCGGGAGGTTAACGGCTTTATCCCGATTCCTCGGCGCGTCAGCAGCAAGAGCCCTGCCTTTCTTCAATCTAATGAAAAAAGGAATGACGTTCGAATGGACCCCAGCATGCGAAGAGGCATTCAGCCACTTCAAGCAGATCTTAGCGGCACCCCCAGTTCTCGGAAAACCCAAGGCCGGAGAACCGCTCTACCTCTACTTATCAGTAACCGAGGAAGCACTTGCCACAGTGCTCGTTAGAGAAGAAGGGAAGACCCAACAACCCGTTTACTTCGTAAGCAGGGTCCTCCAAGGACCAGAATTGAAATATAGCAAGCTGGAAAAACTGGCGCTGGCGCTCCTAGTCTCTTCCCGAAGGTTAAGACAATACTTCCAGAGCCATCGTATAGTCGTGAGGACGGATCAGGCGATTCGCCAAGTACTGCAAAAACCTGACTTGGCCggtaggatgatgacctgggccatcgagctctccCAATACGACCTACG ACTTTCTGGTAGAGGTGACGGGGGACCCCCCGAggaaacgggcacacggtggaggctccacGTTGACGAGGCCTCCAACCAAATGTCCGGGGGAGCAGGGGTCATCTTAGAAAGCCCTGCAGGGGTCATCTATGAGCAATCGACTAAGTTCAAGTTTCCAgtgtcgaacaaccaagcagaatatgaagctctcTTGGGCGGACTGACACTAGCTCGGGAAGTCGGAGCGACAAAGGtcgaagtatgcagcgactcACAAGTTGTCACCTCGCAGGTgaacggaagctaccaagcccgggACTCCCTCCTGcaaaaatacttggaaaaggTTAAGGAAATAACGAGTCAGTTCCAGGAGGTCATCGTCCAACACGTCCCAAGAGAAAGAAACACACGAGCGGACCTCCTGTCTAAGCTGGCATGCACAAAGCCAGGGTCGGGTAACCGGTCCCTTATCCAAGGCATGGTGAAGGAACCAACGGTCGCCCTCCACTTGACGAAGTCGAGACCCTCAtggctagaccccatcaccaactTCCTGGAGCTCGGCAAGTTACCTGAAGATGAGAAA gtagaggccgcaaataaagtcgTCCTTCTTGGTCTAAAGAAGCACCTAGACAATAAGAAAGGAACATGGGCTGACGAACTCGCCTCCGTCCTATGGTCTTACCGGACAACCGAGCAAAGCGCTACGGGGAAAACTCCTTTTCGCCTAACATACGGGGTCGAGGCGGTGATACCAGTCGAAATCGGCGAACCGAGCCCCCGACTACTACTCGCGGGCATGAGCGAAGCGGTTGAAAAGGACCTGGTTGAGGAAACAAGGGAGATGGCTCACCTATCAAAAACGGTGctgaaacaaagaatagccctgCGCTACAACGCAAAAGTCCTCAAACGAGATTTCGAGGAAAGGGACCTCATCCTGCGACGCAACGACATCGGCGTCCCGACCCCAGGCGAAGGCAAGCTGGCGGTaaattgggaaggtccctacagggtAAGGGAGGTACTCGGCAAAGGTGCTTACAAGCTCGAAAGACTCGACGGCAAGGAAATACCCAGAACATGGAATACGGGTAGCCTAAGAAGGTTCTATTCATGA